The Chordicoccus furentiruminis DNA window ACAAGGTCTACTATAAAAGAGGCGAGCGCTTCGCCGGCGAGAGCAAGTATCCGCTGAAGAAGATGCTCAGCTTCTCGATGGAGGGCATCACCTCCTTCAGTGTGAAGCCGATCCAGATGATCACCAATCTGGGCGTGCTGATCTTTCTCGTCAACATCGTGTTCCTGATTCTCGGGATCGTTCAGAAGGTACATGGAACGGCTGTGCCGGGCTGGCCCTCCGTGATCGTCTCAATCTGGGCGATCGGCGGGCTGATCCTGATCGCGATCGGGGTGATCGGCGAGTACATCGGCAAAATCTATCTGGAGACGAAGGGACGTCCGCGCTTCATTCTCGACCGTGTCCTCAATGACGGGCCGAAGAAGGAGGAGGATCCTGTGTCGGTGCAGGATCTGATCGACCGGATCAACGAAGAGACGTCCCGCGTCAGCCGCTGAGGACCGGAATATGCGGACAGAGCCGGTTTTTGTCACTCATGGGTTCGGGCCGTTTTTCCGCCCGGATTCCCGCTGGCTGATTCTGGGCAGCTTCCCTTCGGTGCGCTCCCGGGAGGCCAGCTTCTACTACGCGCATCCCCGGAACCGTTTCTGGAAAATTCTCGCGGCGGTCTTTGAGGACGGCGTACCGGAGGAGACGGAGGCGAAGCAGGCGTTTCTGATCCGGCACCGCGTGGCGCTCTATGACGTGATCGAGAGCTGCCGGATCACAGGCTCCTCGGACAGCAGCATCCGGGACGTGACCGTGACGGATCTCCGACCGGTTCTCGCCGGTTCCGGCGTGGGGGACCGTGTCTTCGCCAACGGCGCGCGTGCCTTTGACCTGTATATGCGTTGGCAGTATCCTGTGACCGGAATCCATCCGGTAAAGCTGCCTTCCTCGTCTCCGGCCAACGCCGCCTGGCCGCTGGACCGCCTGACCGGCGTCTGGCGCGGCGCGCTGAAGGGCGTTGTGTGAATATTTCATAAGTTATCAGATATGTTATCCAATTCAAGGAGGCCGGTTCCGGAGGGAACGGCCTCCGTTTTTGTGATAGTGCATAAAATGCAGCCGGCGATTTGTGAGTTAAGCACAAAGTGAAGACGGCCTGTTGACGCGTGCTTTGTGCACATGATACATTGAATTTGTGAAACCGATGTCACAATTACCGGAGGTCAGGCAGAATGAATATCGGTGATATCGCAGAGATGGCAGGCGTCTCACGGGCCGCCGTATCCCGCTATCTGAACAACGGCTATATCAGTGAGGAGAAGAAGGAAAGGATCCGCGAGGCGATCGAGAAGACGGGCTACAAGCCGTCTGTGATGGCGCAGACGCTTCGGACGAAGAAGACGAGGCTGGTCGGCGTCATTTTGCCGCGGATTCATTCCGACTCGATCTCCAGTATCGTTGAGGGGATCGGGACGAGGCTGAACGCGGGCGGATACGACATGCTGCTGGCGACGACGGAAAACGATCCTTCGAGGGAACTCGATTTCCTGCGGATCTTTTCCAATCACCGGGTGGACGGCGTGATTCTGCTCGCCACCGTCATCACGAAGGAGCACAGGAAGCTGCTCCGCGAGATGAAGGTCCCGGTGGTGCTGGTCGGGCAGAGTCTCTCCGGCGTCTCCTGCATTTACCATGATGACCTTCACGCGGGGGAGGAGCTCACCCGTCTGATGCTGCAGAGCGGACGGAAGCATATCGGCTACATCGGCGTGCTGAAGGAGGATGTGGCCGTGGGGCAGCATCGCCGCGAGGGATATCTCAGCGCGATGGAGGCGGCCGGCCTGGCGGTGACGGACGCGATGACGGTGACCGCGGACTTCTCGGTGGCCTCCGGCTTTGACCGGATGAAGCAGCTGCTCTTCCAGTATCCGGAGGTGGACGGTGTGATCGGCGCGACGGACAGCATCGCGCTCGGCGCCATGAACTGTCTGAAGGCGGCGGGGCGCCGCGTTCCGGAGGATGTGGCGGTGGCGGGCTTCGGCGACAACCGGATCGCCCGTGTTACGACGCCGACGCTTTCAACCGTGCATTTCCATTATAAGGAGAGCGGAGGAACAGCCGCCGGCAAGATGATCGAGCTGATGGAAGGACGCGCGCACGCGACGATGGAGATCCGGCTCGGTTATGAGGTGATCCGGCGGGATTCCATTGCGTGACAATCACAACAGGTGGTTTCAGAACGAGTAGAGGAGGGCAGAACACATGATTGACAGGAACTGGGAACCGGAATTTCAGGAGCGCCTGAAGAAGAACTATGACGAGCTCAAATGGCTGTATTTTGAGCTTTACCATAACGATCAGCAGGCCTTCG harbors:
- a CDS encoding DNA-deoxyinosine glycosylase, translating into MRTEPVFVTHGFGPFFRPDSRWLILGSFPSVRSREASFYYAHPRNRFWKILAAVFEDGVPEETEAKQAFLIRHRVALYDVIESCRITGSSDSSIRDVTVTDLRPVLAGSGVGDRVFANGARAFDLYMRWQYPVTGIHPVKLPSSSPANAAWPLDRLTGVWRGALKGVV
- a CDS encoding LacI family DNA-binding transcriptional regulator; the encoded protein is MNIGDIAEMAGVSRAAVSRYLNNGYISEEKKERIREAIEKTGYKPSVMAQTLRTKKTRLVGVILPRIHSDSISSIVEGIGTRLNAGGYDMLLATTENDPSRELDFLRIFSNHRVDGVILLATVITKEHRKLLREMKVPVVLVGQSLSGVSCIYHDDLHAGEELTRLMLQSGRKHIGYIGVLKEDVAVGQHRREGYLSAMEAAGLAVTDAMTVTADFSVASGFDRMKQLLFQYPEVDGVIGATDSIALGAMNCLKAAGRRVPEDVAVAGFGDNRIARVTTPTLSTVHFHYKESGGTAAGKMIELMEGRAHATMEIRLGYEVIRRDSIA